In Nilaparvata lugens isolate BPH chromosome 5, ASM1435652v1, whole genome shotgun sequence, the following proteins share a genomic window:
- the LOC120351432 gene encoding tRNA dimethylallyltransferase-like: protein MYKVCLIVQVPPVYKLDTSDVEHWTEQVLEPAMEVVMSLIGGGREAGAVRLQPMAVEAATSVASSEESITKVLKQKHEVRHCDVCDRIFIGELQLNDHLKSAKHQKAEKRRKLLELEQQQQSTVT from the coding sequence ATGTATAAAGTATGTTTAATTGTGCAGGTACCGCCCGTCTACAAGCTGGACACATCGGACGTGGAGCACTGGACAGAGCAAGTCCTGGAGCCGGCCATGGAGGTGGTGATGAGTCTGATTGGGGGCGGTCGAGAGGCGGGGGCGGTGCGACTGCAGCCAATGGCAGTGGAGGCAGCAACTTCTGTCGCCTCCAGCGAGGAAAGCATCACCAAAGTTCTGAAGCAGAAACACGAGGTGCGCCACTGCGACGTCTGCGATCGGATATTCATAGGGGAGTTGCAGCTCAACGATCACCTCAAATCCGCCAAGCACCAGAAAGCTGAAAAGAGACGCAAACTACTGGAGCTCGAACAACAACAACAGTCTACAGTCACCTGA
- the LOC111055765 gene encoding tRNA dimethylallyltransferase: protein MFDRGLVQELIDFHKKFNPGDVEYTKGIFQSIGFRNFSSYLRLDDEKRSGPEGLKMFNEGRKTFSIDTKRYVKSQNKWVRNRFLSCITREVPPVYKLDTSDVEHWTEQVLEPAMEVVMSLIGGGREAGAVRLQPMAVEAATSVASSKESVTEVLKQKHEVRHCDVCDRIFIGELQLNDHLKSAKHQKAEKRRKLLELEQQQQSTDT, encoded by the exons TGTTGAATATACGAAGGGCATATTCCAATCCATTGGCTTCCGAAACTTCAGCAGTTATCTGCGACTGGACGATGAGAAGAGAAGCGGACCTGAAGGCCTGAAGATGTTCAATGAAGGACGCAAAACATTCAGCATTGACACTAAGCGCTATGTCAAGAGTCAAAATAAGTGGGTCAGAAATCGGTTTCTGAGTTGTATAACGAGAGAG GTACCGCCCGTCTACAAGCTGGACACATCGGACGTGGAGCACTGGACAGAGCAAGTCCTGGAGCCGGCCATGGAGGTGGTGATGAGTCTGATTGGGGGCGGTCGAGAGGCGGGGGCGGTGCGACTGCAGCCAATGGCAGTGGAGGCAGCAACTTCTGTCGCCTCCAGCAAGGAAAGCGTCACCGAAGTTCTGAAGCAGAAACACGAGGTGCGCCACTGCGACGTCTGCGATCGGATATTCATAGGGGAGTTGCAGCTCAACGATCACCTCAAATCCGCCAAGCACCAGAAAGCTGAAAAGAGACGCAAACTACTGGAGCTCGAACAACAACAACAGTCTACAGACACCTGA